One Bifidobacteriaceae bacterium DNA window includes the following coding sequences:
- a CDS encoding MFS transporter: MGLYFAIQLVVNTANGGAATFLLPLRLQDLDPATKVGHYGLVGTASAVCAIIAQPLWGALSDGTRSRWGRRAPWIVGGALGVSACIALFAVTENFALIVATACGVQIFYSMFAAPLTAIVADRTPVERRGVMSALGGAGAYMGVLGGVVLASLFAARTSLGFAFFAVFCAVLAGPLGLALRRDSRLLPKPRSDRRVRSVLRSFWVSPRRHPDFAWAFAGRLVLITGFWGLYSFLLYLVQDYCGLSQEQAARAYPLLSTVLLVSILAAIVPGGWISDRLGRRKVVIVAASLLIGLSVVAPLASPTVPALALSLVLVGLGFGAYLSVGQALMTQVLPAAAQAGTQLGILNIAQAGGQVLAPGLAALVISAAGYPGLFVFAGVSALAAIGLILPIRGVR, encoded by the coding sequence ATGGGCCTCTACTTCGCCATACAGCTGGTCGTCAACACCGCGAACGGGGGAGCCGCGACCTTCTTGCTGCCCCTCCGGCTGCAGGACCTGGACCCGGCGACAAAGGTTGGCCACTACGGGCTGGTGGGCACGGCATCGGCGGTCTGCGCGATAATCGCCCAGCCGCTGTGGGGAGCGCTGTCTGACGGCACCCGCTCCCGGTGGGGGAGGCGGGCGCCATGGATTGTGGGCGGGGCGCTGGGCGTGAGCGCCTGCATAGCCCTGTTCGCCGTGACGGAAAACTTCGCCCTGATCGTGGCGACGGCCTGCGGCGTCCAAATCTTCTATTCGATGTTCGCCGCGCCGCTGACCGCGATCGTGGCCGACCGAACGCCGGTGGAGCGCCGGGGCGTGATGTCCGCGCTGGGCGGGGCCGGCGCCTACATGGGGGTTCTTGGCGGGGTGGTGCTGGCGTCCTTGTTCGCGGCGCGGACCAGCCTGGGCTTCGCGTTTTTCGCGGTCTTCTGCGCCGTCCTGGCCGGCCCGTTGGGGCTGGCGCTGCGCCGCGACTCCCGGCTCTTGCCCAAACCCCGCTCCGACCGCCGGGTCCGCTCGGTTCTGAGGTCGTTTTGGGTCTCGCCCCGCCGGCACCCGGACTTCGCCTGGGCGTTCGCGGGACGCCTCGTCCTGATCACCGGCTTCTGGGGCCTGTACTCCTTCTTGCTGTACTTGGTGCAGGACTACTGCGGCCTCAGCCAAGAACAGGCAGCCCGCGCCTATCCGCTGTTGTCCACCGTGCTCTTGGTCTCCATCCTGGCGGCCATTGTCCCCGGCGGCTGGATTTCCGACCGGCTGGGCCGCCGGAAGGTCGTCATCGTGGCGGCCAGCCTGTTGATCGGGCTGTCCGTGGTGGCGCCCCTGGCCAGCCCGACCGTTCCCGCGCTGGCCCTCTCCCTGGTCTTGGTGGGCCTCGGATTCGGCGCCTACCTTTCGGTTGGCCAGGCGCTGATGACCCAGGTTTTGCCGGCGGCGGCTCAGGCGGGGACGCAGTTGGGCATCCTGAACATAGCCCAGGCCGGCGGCCAGGTGCTCGCGCCGGGGCTGGCGGCGCTGGTCATCTCCGCCGCCGGCTACCCCGGCCTGTT